A DNA window from Vibrio cidicii contains the following coding sequences:
- a CDS encoding gamma-glutamylcyclotransferase — protein sequence MQHLVFVYGTLRKGEANHHYLAQSQCLGSCQSGLDYKLYDLGEYPAVSDGNTAISGEVYLIDEHTLQALDKLEDVPVEYRRETIETPFGTAWIYLYQDSSKLVNEIASGDWCQRV from the coding sequence ATGCAGCATTTGGTCTTTGTTTATGGAACCCTTCGCAAAGGGGAAGCAAACCACCACTATCTAGCGCAAAGTCAGTGTTTGGGCAGTTGTCAAAGCGGGCTGGATTATAAATTGTATGATCTGGGGGAATATCCTGCGGTGAGTGATGGCAACACGGCCATCAGTGGTGAGGTGTACCTGATTGACGAGCATACCTTACAGGCGCTCGATAAGCTGGAAGACGTGCCTGTGGAGTATCGTCGAGAAACCATTGAAACACCGTTTGGCACCGCATGGATTTATCTCTATCAAGACAGCAGTAAGCTGGTCAATGAGATCGCATCCGGCGACTGGTGCCAGCGGGTTTAA
- the ppa gene encoding inorganic diphosphatase translates to MSLNNVPAGKSLPDDLYVVIEIPANADPIKYEVDKESGAVFVDRFMSAPMFYPCNYGYVNHTLSLDGDPVDVLVPTPYPLMPGSVIRCRPVGVLKMTDESGEDAKVVAVPHSKLSKEYDHIQDVGDLPELLKAQITHFFERYKELETGKWVKVDGWEDVESARKEILESYQRAQK, encoded by the coding sequence ATGAGCTTAAACAACGTACCTGCGGGTAAGTCGCTACCAGATGATCTGTATGTCGTCATTGAGATCCCAGCCAACGCTGACCCAATCAAATACGAAGTCGATAAAGAGTCTGGCGCGGTTTTTGTTGACCGCTTTATGTCGGCGCCTATGTTCTACCCATGTAACTATGGCTACGTAAACCACACGCTCTCGTTAGACGGTGACCCAGTTGACGTGCTCGTCCCAACCCCTTACCCACTGATGCCGGGTTCTGTGATTCGTTGCCGCCCAGTTGGCGTGCTGAAAATGACCGACGAATCGGGTGAAGATGCAAAAGTGGTCGCGGTACCGCACTCTAAGTTGTCCAAAGAGTATGACCACATCCAAGATGTTGGCGATCTACCTGAGCTGCTCAAAGCGCAAATCACCCACTTCTTCGAGCGCTACAAAGAGCTGGAAACGGGTAAATGGGTGAAAGTGGATGGCTGGGAAGATGTCGAATCGGCTCGCAAAGAGATCCTAGAGTCTTACCAACGCGCGCAAAAGTAA
- the fbp gene encoding class 1 fructose-bisphosphatase encodes MSGMRTLGEFIVEKQADFPHASGDLSSLLSSIRLAAKIVNREINKAGLVDITGSVGTENVQGEAQQKLDVYANEKFKSALEARDQVCGVASEEEDEAVAFNKELNKNAKYVVLMDPLDGSSNIDVNVSVGTIFSIYRRVSPIGTPPTQEDFLQPGHKQVAAGYVIYGSSTMLVYTTGNGVNGFTYDPSLGTFCLSHENMMIPQDGKIYSINEGNYIRFPMGVKKYIKYCQENVPEDGRPYTSRYIGSLVADFHRNLLKGGIYLYPSTQSHPNGKLRLLYECNPMAFLIEQAGGIASDGVNRILDLKPTELHQRVPFFVGSTNMVKKVEEFLETAS; translated from the coding sequence ATGTCTGGAATGCGCACCCTTGGCGAGTTCATTGTTGAGAAACAAGCGGACTTCCCCCACGCTAGCGGTGATCTGTCATCTCTTTTGTCGTCCATTCGACTGGCGGCGAAAATCGTCAACCGTGAAATCAACAAAGCGGGTCTGGTTGATATCACCGGTTCTGTCGGTACGGAAAACGTGCAGGGCGAAGCTCAACAAAAGCTCGACGTTTACGCCAATGAGAAATTCAAATCTGCGTTAGAAGCTCGCGACCAAGTGTGTGGTGTCGCCAGCGAAGAAGAAGATGAAGCGGTCGCGTTTAACAAAGAGTTAAACAAGAATGCCAAATACGTTGTGTTGATGGATCCGCTGGACGGCTCATCGAACATCGACGTCAACGTCTCCGTCGGCACCATCTTCTCGATTTATCGTCGCGTGTCACCAATTGGCACACCACCGACACAAGAAGATTTCCTTCAACCCGGCCACAAGCAAGTCGCGGCGGGTTATGTGATTTACGGTTCATCAACCATGTTGGTGTACACCACTGGTAATGGCGTCAACGGCTTTACTTACGACCCATCGCTTGGCACGTTCTGCCTGTCGCATGAAAACATGATGATCCCGCAAGATGGCAAGATTTACTCCATCAACGAAGGCAACTACATTCGTTTCCCAATGGGCGTCAAAAAATACATCAAGTACTGCCAAGAGAACGTGCCGGAAGATGGTCGCCCGTATACGTCACGCTATATTGGCTCGCTGGTGGCGGATTTTCACCGCAATCTGCTTAAAGGCGGCATCTATCTCTACCCGAGCACACAAAGCCACCCGAACGGTAAGCTACGTCTGCTGTATGAATGCAACCCAATGGCCTTTCTGATTGAGCAAGCTGGCGGCATTGCCTCTGACGGGGTGAACCGTATTCTCGATCTCAAGCCGACTGAACTGCATCAGCGTGTACCGTTTTTCGTCGGTTCAACCAATATGGTGAAGAAAGTCGAGGAGTTCCTCGAAACTGCATCGTGA
- the mpl gene encoding UDP-N-acetylmuramate:L-alanyl-gamma-D-glutamyl-meso-diaminopimelate ligase, with product MHIHILGICGTFMGGAAILARQLGHKVTGSDANVYPPMSTLLESQGIEIIEGFDPSQLNPAPDLVVIGNAMSRGNPCVEYVLNHNLRYTSGPQWLQEFLLHDRWVLAVSGTHGKTTTSSMLAWILDACGYQPGFLVGGVLGNFGVSARLGESMFFVVEADEYDSAFFDKRSKFVHYHPRTLIMNNLEFDHADIFDDLEAIKRQFHHLVRTVPGNGRILAPKQDAALADVLRRGCWSEQEFSGADGQWQAEKRVKDGSHFAVFFQGECVGEVNWDLVGDHNVDNALMAIAAARHVGVTPDLACQALGQFINTKRRLELKGEVNGVAVYDDFAHHPTAIELTLGGLRNKVGDKPIFAVLEPRSATMKRGVHKETLAASLAHADEVFLFQPPGLDWSVKAVAAQCHQPAFTSDNMDEFVAQIASRAKSGVQILVMSNGGFDGIHGKLLAALDKAFD from the coding sequence ATGCATATTCATATCTTAGGGATCTGTGGCACTTTTATGGGCGGCGCCGCGATTTTGGCCCGGCAGTTAGGCCATAAGGTGACGGGGTCGGACGCCAACGTTTACCCACCAATGAGTACGCTTTTAGAATCTCAAGGTATTGAAATTATAGAGGGTTTTGACCCTTCTCAGTTGAACCCTGCTCCTGATCTTGTGGTGATTGGCAATGCCATGAGCCGCGGTAATCCGTGTGTTGAGTACGTACTTAACCACAACTTGCGTTATACCTCAGGGCCGCAGTGGTTGCAGGAGTTCTTACTGCACGATCGTTGGGTGTTGGCGGTATCAGGCACGCATGGCAAGACCACCACTTCAAGCATGCTGGCGTGGATTTTAGACGCATGCGGCTATCAGCCGGGATTTTTGGTCGGTGGTGTGCTCGGCAACTTCGGTGTCTCGGCGCGTTTGGGAGAAAGCATGTTTTTTGTTGTGGAAGCCGATGAATATGACAGTGCTTTTTTCGACAAGCGTTCTAAGTTCGTTCACTACCATCCACGCACCTTGATCATGAATAATCTTGAGTTCGATCATGCGGATATCTTTGATGATCTGGAAGCGATTAAGCGACAATTCCACCATCTGGTGCGCACGGTTCCGGGCAACGGACGCATTCTTGCTCCAAAGCAAGATGCGGCTTTGGCGGACGTTTTGCGACGTGGCTGCTGGAGCGAGCAGGAGTTTTCTGGCGCGGATGGCCAGTGGCAAGCGGAAAAGCGAGTCAAAGATGGTTCCCACTTTGCGGTTTTCTTCCAAGGTGAATGCGTGGGCGAAGTGAACTGGGACTTAGTGGGCGATCACAACGTCGATAATGCGCTGATGGCGATTGCGGCGGCGCGCCATGTCGGAGTGACGCCCGATCTCGCCTGTCAGGCCCTCGGCCAATTTATCAATACCAAGCGCCGTTTAGAGCTCAAAGGCGAAGTTAACGGGGTGGCTGTGTATGATGATTTCGCGCATCATCCCACCGCGATTGAACTGACTCTCGGTGGTTTACGTAATAAGGTGGGCGACAAACCGATCTTTGCGGTTTTGGAGCCGCGCTCTGCAACAATGAAACGTGGGGTGCATAAAGAGACGCTTGCTGCTTCGTTAGCCCATGCCGATGAGGTGTTTTTATTCCAACCGCCGGGTTTGGATTGGTCGGTCAAGGCCGTGGCGGCACAATGTCACCAGCCTGCGTTTACCAGTGACAATATGGATGAGTTTGTTGCGCAAATTGCCAGCCGTGCCAAATCTGGGGTGCAAATCTTGGTCATGAGTAACGGCGGTTTTGACGGCATTCATGGCAAGTTGCTGGCGGCACTGGACAAGGCGTTTGACTGA
- a CDS encoding flavin prenyltransferase UbiX, producing the protein MTEKQKTITLAFTGASGAPYGLRLLECLLAADYQVYLLISSAARVVLATEQGLKLPANPQAAQSTLVNYLGCSAEKLVVCGKDDWFSPVASGSAAPKQMVLCPCSAGSVAAIAHGMSDNLIERAADVVLKERGQLILVVRETPFSTLHLENMHKLSQLGVTIMPAAPGFYHQPQRIEDLVDFMVARILDHLGVEQGLVSRWGYDNRSRDEHV; encoded by the coding sequence ATGACTGAAAAACAAAAAACAATCACACTGGCGTTTACGGGCGCATCTGGTGCGCCGTATGGTTTACGCCTGCTTGAATGCCTGCTTGCGGCGGATTATCAGGTGTACCTGCTGATTTCTTCCGCCGCGCGCGTGGTGCTAGCCACCGAGCAGGGGCTGAAGTTGCCCGCCAATCCACAAGCTGCGCAAAGCACGCTGGTGAACTATCTGGGCTGCTCGGCCGAGAAGCTGGTGGTATGCGGTAAGGACGATTGGTTCTCGCCCGTTGCTTCCGGCTCTGCCGCGCCAAAGCAGATGGTGCTGTGCCCTTGCTCTGCGGGCAGTGTCGCGGCGATAGCGCACGGCATGTCGGACAATTTAATTGAGCGCGCCGCCGATGTGGTACTGAAAGAGCGTGGTCAATTGATCCTTGTGGTGCGCGAAACGCCGTTTTCCACTTTGCATCTGGAAAATATGCACAAGTTATCGCAGCTTGGCGTGACCATCATGCCCGCAGCGCCGGGGTTTTACCATCAACCACAACGTATTGAAGATCTGGTCGACTTTATGGTCGCACGCATTCTTGACCATCTTGGGGTCGAGCAAGGCTTAGTGTCGCGCTGGGGGTACGATAACCGCTCGCGTGACGAGCACGTATAG
- the thiB gene encoding thiamine ABC transporter substrate binding subunit: MVTSAPALAADNTLTVYTYDSFAADWGPGPTIEKAFEAKCGCDVNFVALDDGVSILNRLRLEGKNSKADVVLGLDNNLMAEAKATGLLAEHQVDTRAVTLPKGWSDTTFVPYDYGYFAFIYNKETLANPPKSLKELVEQRRDLKVIYQDPRTSTPGQGLLLWIKSVYGDSAVEAWQQLAKKTVTVTKGWSEAYSMFLKGESDMVLSYTTSPAYHLIAEKDAKYVAAGFAEGHYMQVEVAAKVKSSQKQQLADEFMRFILSDEFQAAMPTGNWMYPVTDVKLPEGFDTLTVPVKSLSFTPEEVAEMRKPWIREWQSALTF; the protein is encoded by the coding sequence ATGGTCACTTCTGCCCCCGCTTTGGCTGCCGATAACACCCTCACTGTTTATACTTACGACTCTTTTGCCGCCGATTGGGGCCCTGGCCCGACGATCGAAAAAGCGTTCGAAGCGAAATGTGGCTGTGATGTCAACTTTGTTGCGCTGGATGATGGCGTGTCGATCCTTAACCGCCTGCGTCTTGAAGGCAAGAACAGCAAAGCGGATGTGGTGCTCGGGCTGGACAACAACTTGATGGCTGAAGCCAAAGCAACGGGTTTGCTGGCAGAACATCAGGTCGATACTCGTGCAGTTACGCTGCCAAAGGGTTGGTCTGATACGACGTTTGTCCCTTACGATTACGGCTACTTTGCTTTTATCTACAACAAAGAGACGCTGGCTAACCCGCCGAAGAGCTTAAAAGAGTTGGTGGAGCAGCGCCGCGATCTCAAAGTGATCTATCAAGATCCGCGCACCTCAACTCCAGGGCAAGGTTTGCTGCTGTGGATCAAATCCGTTTACGGCGATAGCGCTGTCGAAGCTTGGCAGCAACTGGCGAAAAAGACCGTGACGGTTACTAAGGGTTGGTCGGAAGCTTACTCTATGTTCCTCAAGGGCGAGTCCGATATGGTGCTGTCGTATACCACTTCTCCGGCCTATCACCTGATTGCGGAAAAGGACGCGAAATACGTGGCGGCAGGCTTTGCTGAAGGGCACTACATGCAAGTGGAAGTGGCGGCAAAAGTGAAAAGCAGCCAAAAACAGCAACTGGCCGATGAGTTTATGCGTTTTATTCTAAGTGACGAATTCCAAGCGGCGATGCCAACGGGCAACTGGATGTATCCGGTCACCGACGTAAAACTGCCTGAGGGTTTTGACACCTTAACTGTGCCGGTGAAATCACTCAGCTTCACTCCTGAAGAGGTGGCCGAAATGCGCAAGCCTTGGATCCGCGAGTGGCAAAGCGCGCTGACGTTTTAA
- the thiP gene encoding thiamine/thiamine pyrophosphate ABC transporter permease ThiP: MNSVPKAGIGVAVMIATFVIAALAALLSTAPSLDVSVIWRDPYYRHVTQFSFWQAFLSMLLSVSLAIPLAYALAKRRFPGRALLLKLFASTLVLPVLVGVFGLLAIYGNSGWLVSLLQQAGYLRSFSIYGLSGILLAHVFFNLPYAARLLLQALESIPAEQHKLAAHLGMSPWDKFRFVEWPRLRQQLPHVGGLVFMLCFTSFATVMALGGGPKSTTIELAIYQAIKFDFDLQSGAILAIWQMLLCSVLALALQKLTRPLPVSAGSGSESPFLVRDSGLLRIWDYAWILAAALLVLPPLLMVLLSGVNGKVVDVLVDARFWSALGASLQVALLSATLAVAAGMAILSSSRIWRIGQHRHRADSLEMVGTIILVTPGLVISTGVFLLLRSVTDVFSLALVVVVLVNSLMALPYAIKTLAQPMLHIEQQYQYLCASLGIRGLNRLRVIELRALSKPLASAFALCFMFAIGDLSAIALFGSQDFRTLPLYLFQLLGSYQMESAAVVSLTLLLLSVGCFALTERLFTTRVSEESC, encoded by the coding sequence TTGAACTCTGTACCTAAAGCGGGCATTGGGGTCGCGGTGATGATCGCGACCTTTGTCATTGCTGCGCTGGCAGCGCTCCTTTCTACGGCGCCCTCGCTGGATGTGAGCGTCATCTGGCGCGATCCTTACTATCGTCATGTCACCCAGTTCAGTTTCTGGCAGGCTTTTTTGTCGATGTTGCTCAGCGTCAGTTTGGCTATCCCGTTGGCGTATGCGTTGGCCAAACGACGTTTTCCTGGCCGCGCTCTGCTGTTGAAGCTGTTTGCTTCAACGCTGGTGTTACCGGTATTGGTCGGGGTGTTTGGTCTTTTGGCGATTTATGGCAACAGTGGTTGGCTGGTGAGTCTGTTGCAACAAGCGGGCTACTTGAGATCGTTCTCCATTTACGGCTTGAGTGGTATTTTGCTTGCCCACGTGTTTTTCAATCTGCCGTATGCCGCGCGTTTGTTGCTACAAGCGCTGGAATCGATCCCGGCAGAGCAGCATAAACTGGCGGCTCACCTCGGTATGTCTCCTTGGGATAAGTTTCGCTTTGTTGAATGGCCAAGGCTGCGCCAACAACTGCCACATGTCGGCGGCTTGGTGTTTATGCTCTGTTTTACTAGCTTCGCCACCGTGATGGCGTTGGGCGGTGGGCCGAAATCCACCACCATTGAACTGGCTATCTATCAGGCGATTAAATTCGATTTCGATCTGCAAAGCGGGGCGATTCTGGCTATCTGGCAAATGTTGCTGTGTAGCGTTTTGGCGCTGGCGTTACAAAAATTGACGCGTCCTTTACCGGTTTCTGCTGGCAGTGGCAGCGAGTCACCTTTTTTAGTGCGCGACAGCGGCCTGCTGCGTATTTGGGACTACGCTTGGATTTTGGCTGCCGCGCTTTTGGTGTTACCACCGCTGCTGATGGTGCTGCTCTCTGGGGTGAATGGCAAAGTGGTTGATGTGCTGGTTGATGCTCGTTTTTGGTCGGCACTTGGCGCATCACTGCAAGTCGCACTGCTTTCTGCCACGCTTGCGGTGGCGGCTGGCATGGCGATTCTATCGTCCAGCCGCATCTGGCGCATTGGGCAACATCGCCACCGCGCAGATAGTTTGGAGATGGTGGGCACCATCATTTTAGTCACCCCGGGGCTGGTGATTAGCACGGGAGTCTTCTTGCTGCTGCGCAGCGTGACCGACGTTTTCAGTTTAGCGTTAGTGGTGGTGGTTTTGGTCAATAGCTTGATGGCGCTGCCGTACGCGATCAAAACCTTGGCTCAGCCTATGTTGCACATTGAGCAGCAGTACCAATATCTGTGTGCCAGTTTAGGCATACGCGGACTAAACCGCTTACGGGTGATTGAGCTGCGCGCGCTGTCGAAACCACTTGCTTCAGCGTTTGCGCTCTGTTTTATGTTTGCGATTGGCGATCTTAGCGCGATTGCGCTGTTTGGTAGCCAAGATTTTCGCACGCTGCCTTTGTACCTTTTCCAACTGCTAGGCAGTTATCAGATGGAATCGGCCGCAGTGGTCTCGCTCACTTTACTGCTGCTCAGTGTCGGCTGTTTTGCCCTGACTGAACGTCTATTTACCACCCGCGTTAGTGAGGAATCATGTTAA
- the thiQ gene encoding thiamine ABC transporter ATP-binding protein, producing MLTLNQVKYYYHDALFHFDLQVAQGEIVALMGPSGAGKSTLLALLAGFIEPQSGEMAVSGLSLRNKPPYQRPFSMLFQEHNLFSHLTVEQNIALGLQSGLKLSSAERKLVQQAAEQVGIASYLSRLPQQLSGGQRQRVALARCFVQPNPIWLLDEPFSALDPVLREEMLALVKHLAKERNITVLMVTHHVSDARAIASHFAYIANGYVEQFGTIAQLTTMHANRALAEFVQAGS from the coding sequence ATGTTAACTCTCAATCAGGTGAAGTATTACTACCACGATGCGTTGTTTCACTTTGATCTACAGGTCGCGCAAGGGGAGATCGTCGCGCTGATGGGCCCAAGTGGCGCGGGCAAATCGACGCTGTTGGCGCTGCTCGCCGGGTTTATTGAACCGCAATCGGGCGAGATGGCGGTCAGCGGGCTCTCTTTACGCAACAAGCCGCCTTATCAGCGTCCGTTTTCCATGTTGTTTCAAGAGCACAACCTCTTTTCTCATCTCACGGTGGAGCAAAATATTGCTTTGGGCTTACAGTCTGGGCTCAAATTGAGCTCTGCCGAGCGCAAGCTGGTACAGCAGGCCGCAGAGCAAGTGGGCATTGCGTCTTATCTGTCACGTTTGCCGCAACAATTGTCGGGAGGACAGCGTCAGCGAGTGGCGCTGGCAAGGTGCTTTGTGCAGCCCAATCCGATCTGGCTGCTGGATGAGCCTTTTTCGGCGCTCGATCCGGTTTTGCGTGAAGAGATGCTGGCACTGGTGAAACATCTCGCCAAGGAGCGCAATATCACTGTTTTGATGGTGACGCACCACGTGAGTGATGCTCGTGCGATTGCCAGCCATTTTGCCTACATTGCCAATGGTTACGTTGAGCAGTTCGGCACCATAGCGCAGTTAACCACCATGCATGCCAATCGCGCCTTAGCTGAGTTTGTCCAAGCGGGAAGTTAA
- the yjgA gene encoding ribosome biogenesis factor YjgA, giving the protein MARKNQKAPWEPEEEIIIVSKSEMKRDMDELQKLGEELVELKPSVLAKFPISEDLLEAIKDAQRFKNEARRRQLQYIGKVMRQEDPEPIQAALDKLRNKHSQNTAVLHKLETLRDRVIAEGDSAIDEVLELYPAADRQRLRQLARTAVKEKQNNKPPKAFREIFQVLKQLNDEAIASSL; this is encoded by the coding sequence ATGGCTCGTAAAAACCAAAAGGCGCCATGGGAACCAGAAGAAGAAATCATCATAGTCAGCAAATCTGAGATGAAACGCGATATGGATGAGTTGCAAAAACTGGGGGAAGAGTTGGTTGAACTCAAACCTTCCGTATTGGCGAAATTTCCGATCAGTGAAGATTTGCTCGAGGCGATCAAAGATGCGCAACGTTTTAAAAACGAAGCACGTCGTCGCCAACTGCAATACATCGGCAAAGTGATGCGTCAAGAAGATCCAGAACCGATTCAAGCGGCGTTGGATAAACTGCGCAACAAACACTCGCAAAATACGGCGGTGCTGCACAAGTTAGAAACGCTGCGTGATCGCGTGATTGCCGAAGGGGATAGCGCAATTGACGAGGTGTTGGAACTCTACCCTGCTGCGGATCGTCAGCGCTTGCGTCAGCTTGCTCGTACCGCAGTCAAAGAGAAGCAAAACAACAAACCGCCCAAAGCGTTTCGCGAAATTTTCCAAGTTCTTAAACAGCTTAACGACGAAGCAATCGCTTCATCGTTGTAA
- the pmbA gene encoding metalloprotease PmbA, translating to MDVKQQVAQQRIELEAAVARALELAAQQSDAAEVAITKTTGLSVSTRMCEVENVEFNSDGALGITVYRGQRKGSASTSDLSEEAIQQTVLAALDIALYTSEDPCSGPAPAELMVKDIPDLDLFHPDTPDPDYAAKIAIAAEREALSYSDKIKQSDGASYDSHYGVRVYGNSHGLLASYASSRHSISCCVIGEGKNGEMERDYSYTMARHRDDMWTPEQVGQEAAEKTIQRLDARKLKTGKFPVMFAPDVATGLMGHLVMAISGGNLYRKSSFLLDKLGHQVLPEWFNISERPHILRGLASSPFDSEGVFTQDREIITDGVLATYLLTSYAARKMNMAPTGHAGGIHNWFVKSTGQTFCQMLKELGTGLLVTEVMGQGVNVVTGDYSRGAAGFWVENGEIQYPVSEITIAGNLKEMFTRIVAVGSDVETRSQIQTGSILLESMKIAGE from the coding sequence ATGGATGTAAAACAGCAAGTTGCTCAACAGAGAATTGAGCTTGAAGCCGCCGTAGCCAGAGCGCTCGAGCTCGCGGCGCAACAGTCCGACGCTGCGGAAGTCGCCATCACTAAGACGACAGGGCTCAGTGTTTCTACACGTATGTGTGAAGTCGAAAATGTCGAGTTCAACAGTGATGGTGCGCTTGGTATTACCGTCTACCGTGGTCAGCGCAAAGGCAGCGCTTCGACCTCGGATCTGAGTGAAGAAGCGATTCAGCAAACCGTATTGGCGGCGTTGGATATTGCGCTGTACACCTCGGAAGATCCCTGTTCCGGCCCGGCTCCAGCTGAGCTGATGGTCAAGGATATCCCAGATCTTGACCTCTTCCACCCAGACACGCCTGATCCAGATTACGCAGCGAAGATTGCCATTGCGGCCGAGCGTGAAGCGCTGAGTTATAGCGACAAAATTAAGCAGAGCGATGGCGCAAGCTATGACAGCCACTATGGTGTGCGTGTGTATGGCAATAGCCACGGCTTGCTAGCGAGCTATGCATCGAGCCGTCACAGCATCAGTTGCTGTGTGATTGGTGAGGGCAAAAATGGCGAGATGGAACGCGATTACAGCTACACCATGGCGCGTCATCGTGATGACATGTGGACGCCAGAGCAAGTCGGTCAAGAAGCCGCGGAGAAAACCATTCAACGCTTGGATGCGCGTAAGCTGAAAACGGGTAAGTTCCCGGTTATGTTTGCGCCGGATGTAGCCACGGGGTTGATGGGCCACTTAGTGATGGCGATAAGTGGCGGAAATCTCTATCGTAAATCTTCTTTCTTGCTCGACAAATTGGGTCATCAGGTGCTGCCTGAGTGGTTTAATATCAGCGAGCGTCCACACATTCTACGTGGTCTGGCTTCAAGCCCATTTGATAGCGAAGGCGTGTTCACTCAAGATAGAGAGATCATTACCGATGGCGTACTGGCCACTTACCTGCTGACCAGTTACGCAGCGCGCAAAATGAACATGGCGCCAACCGGTCATGCGGGCGGTATCCATAACTGGTTTGTCAAATCAACGGGGCAGACTTTTTGTCAGATGCTCAAAGAGCTCGGCACAGGCTTACTGGTTACAGAAGTGATGGGACAAGGTGTCAACGTGGTGACGGGGGATTACTCCCGGGGCGCCGCGGGTTTCTGGGTAGAAAATGGTGAAATCCAATACCCAGTGTCAGAGATCACCATCGCAGGTAATCTCAAAGAGATGTTTACGCGCATTGTCGCGGTCGGCAGTGATGTGGAAACGCGCTCGCAGATTCAAACTGGCTCGATTTTGTTGGAGTCGATGAAAATCGCGGGTGAATAG
- the mgtE gene encoding magnesium transporter translates to MAEQIEFDQAHQALQEVTEALENGRFVHVRRQLQDMEPEDIAHLLEASPRKSREVLWQLTDPEDYGEILDELSEDVKDNLVSKMAPEALAEATEGMDTDDVAYVLRSLPDNVSREVLAQMDAADRLRVETALSYPEDTAGGLMNTDVITIRGDVDVDVVLRYLRMKGELPENTDALYVIDEESKLIGELSITALITTQPDVKVSEVMEDVDDAITVDTSDSDVASLFERRNWISAPVIDENYHLVGRITIDDVVDVIREDAEHSMMSMAGLNDEEDTFAPVVKSARKRSVWLGANVLAALAAASVSNMFEATLDQMAAIAVLMTIVPSMGGVAGNQTVALVIRGLALGHIGDSNRRELLMKEAAIGFLNGVMWALIIGGIVVAWKGNWVLGGIISAAMMTNLIVAGIAGVSIPILLKKMNIDPALAGGMALTTVTDVIGLSVFLGLATILI, encoded by the coding sequence ATGGCAGAGCAAATAGAATTCGACCAAGCTCACCAAGCCCTCCAAGAAGTCACCGAAGCGCTGGAAAACGGCCGCTTCGTCCATGTCCGCCGTCAACTTCAGGACATGGAACCCGAAGATATCGCCCACCTTTTAGAAGCATCCCCGCGTAAAAGTCGTGAAGTGCTCTGGCAGCTCACCGACCCTGAAGATTACGGTGAAATCCTCGATGAGCTTAGCGAAGACGTCAAAGATAACCTTGTCTCAAAAATGGCCCCTGAAGCGCTCGCTGAAGCCACCGAAGGCATGGATACCGATGACGTCGCTTACGTTCTGCGTAGCTTGCCAGATAACGTTTCGCGTGAAGTTTTGGCACAGATGGATGCAGCCGACCGCTTGCGGGTGGAAACTGCACTTTCCTATCCGGAAGATACCGCAGGCGGTTTGATGAACACCGACGTGATCACCATTCGTGGTGACGTCGACGTTGACGTAGTCCTGCGCTACCTGCGTATGAAAGGGGAACTACCAGAAAACACCGATGCTCTGTATGTGATCGATGAAGAGAGTAAGCTGATAGGCGAGCTCTCTATCACCGCGCTGATTACTACTCAGCCAGACGTGAAAGTCAGCGAAGTGATGGAAGATGTCGATGACGCCATTACAGTTGATACCAGCGATTCCGATGTCGCAAGCCTGTTTGAACGACGTAACTGGATCTCTGCGCCGGTGATTGACGAGAACTACCATCTGGTGGGGCGAATTACCATCGATGACGTGGTAGATGTGATTCGTGAAGACGCCGAGCACTCGATGATGAGTATGGCGGGCCTGAATGATGAAGAAGACACCTTTGCACCTGTAGTTAAATCGGCGCGAAAGCGCAGCGTTTGGCTCGGCGCGAACGTGCTCGCCGCCCTTGCTGCCGCTTCAGTTTCCAACATGTTTGAAGCCACGCTGGATCAAATGGCGGCCATCGCGGTCCTGATGACCATAGTGCCTTCAATGGGCGGTGTGGCCGGCAACCAAACCGTTGCACTGGTGATTCGTGGCTTGGCACTGGGTCACATCGGTGACTCCAACCGCCGTGAACTCTTGATGAAAGAGGCCGCAATTGGTTTTCTCAATGGCGTGATGTGGGCTCTGATTATCGGCGGCATCGTGGTCGCGTGGAAAGGCAATTGGGTGCTCGGCGGGATCATTTCTGCCGCGATGATGACCAACCTGATTGTTGCAGGCATCGCCGGAGTCTCTATCCCGATTCTGTTGAAAAAGATGAATATCGACCCGGCACTGGCGGGCGGTATGGCACTGACCACCGTTACCGATGTGATCGGATTATCGGTTTTTCTTGGGCTGGCCACCATTTTGATCTGA